ctgcaatgatttAGCTTCACTCAAAAGCATGACTGATAAATTGAGCTATTACTTTCCCACGATTGCTCCGTATGCAAAGTTACACCACATTCTTATTCAGTTGTCATAAACAATGACACGGCACGTCAATAGCACCTTGAAGTGAATCTTTAATATCACCGCAGGCCTTCACTTTAAAATAGTGTGTAATCTTTCTTCACAttttacaaaaagaaaataCTTGTGTTAGCctgtaatttaattttaatcagttttaaaataaaaaacaaaacatgcGATTTTTAACTTTTCTATGTCACTGTACAGATGCCAAGCTGAAGCACACAGAAGTACTGTGCAAATGAGCATTGCATTTCTCAACATTTTAGCAGCTGCAGTTTGTAACACTCACAATCATTTCATGGCATCTGAATACTTCtaatacaatgttttaataaGCATGTACCCTTTAAGACTTGCTTAGCTCAAAGCCCACCTATGTTCTTGTCCATAACCCATGGACAAGAACATAGATTTAGCAACCACATTACTTTAATCAAGATGACTAAACAATTTTTGACATTTAATTAAAGTTGGTCATATGTTTGAACAAATCTTTAGCTTAGTAAAACCGAATTTTAGTGTGGCAAAAATCTTGCATTCAGTATTGTATAATAAAGCATTTCGGAAATATCCCAAAAGGGGATGAATGAGCAAATAGAAAAACGCAGTATTTGCACCCCTGAACCCTGTGGTACTATTAGCACAGGGTTCAGATACGGAAGTCATCCGTATCTGAAGATGACTTTCGATGAAATGACATTTGTCCATGATTCATCGGAACGATGGAAAATAGTAACCATGTAACTGTTCTACTACCCGATAGAATTTCGAAAAAAGTAGATTGCTGTCTGTCTACAACTAATATCTACATCCTATTACACAGAAAGGGCTTAAGATAATTAACAATCGGTAAGTTTATTCTACTCTAGCCAAATTTGAGCAATAGTTAGAACAACTCACAGAATTACAAGCCTAGGAAAAGAATAGGATCATCGTATCTGTAATGTATCCTAGTTCACAATTTATAACCAACGCAAAAAAAAACTGAGTGTCTCACACCCCCCACCCActtctgaaacaaaactgtgtcGTCAATGAAATGTTGCTTGACAGATGAATGTGcattgttataatatatttgaacCACATAAACGATATGCATGACAAAGATATTGTAGTTATTAGGTTTAGTGTACCAGTCGTAAAatacatatgtaaatatataaagcAGAACCCCTATGGGGTCCAAGGAGCAATGTGTTCATCTTCTGATCTTGATGACTTCCTTTGTAGGCAAAACGCTCATTAATATTccatttcgcaaataagcctgaAATTCATCACTAAGCCCAAATTGCCACATGTATTAAAATACTAAGCGACAACTGTTAGCAATTTTACAACTATTGTCTATTTTGTTGTTGTATAGAAGTATTAGCAAAAGCACATATAATAATGGAGATAAACCTAAACCACCAGAGTTATATGCAATATTATAATGAACATGACACCTAATAACATCATAACAGTACATCAGAGAACCATCTGAAAAACAGTCATCATATACCTATCAACAAGCAGATTAGAAACTTCCCGTGAAGGTAACTCATGAGGAAAAAGACATTAATTGGCGGCCAGAAAAACCATCAAATGAAATTAGACCTCTATCAGGCACGACCAAAACAATTGGAGTTGATCATTAATTTAAATCCTTACACTTCCATGATGTACTCAAGGCAAGTCCACTCAATTGCTAGCCCTCTTAAACATAAAGAACAGTACCTGGACACGTAGAAACACCTTTtcacaggctaacagagacatATAAAATAGAGCAGCTCGAATGACTCAGTCGCTTTCTTAAGGGCCTGTCGAGGTTCCCTCTTTTCCCTCTGCCTATGAAGCCTATCTCCCTCCTCGGCCTGTTGAGCCTCGCTGCCTCCTCTGCCTGTGCAGCTTCGCTCTCTCCTCTGCCTGCGGAGCCTCGCTCTCTCCTCTGCCTGCGGAGCCTCGCTCTCTCCTCTGCCTGCGGAGCCTCGCTCTCTCCTCTGCCTGCGGAGCCTCGCTCTCTCCTCTGCCTGCGGAGCCTCGCTCTCTCCTCTGCCTGCGGAGTCTCGCTCTCTCCTCTGCCTGCAGAGCCTCGCGCTCTTCTCTGCCTGTGAACCCTCGCTCTCTCCTCTGCCTGTGGAGCCTCACTCTCTCCTCTGCCTGTGGAGCCTCGCTGTCTCCTCTGCCTGTGGAGCCTCGCTGTCTCCTCTGCCTGTGGAGCCTCGCTGTCTCCTCTGCCTGTGGAGCCTCGCTGTCTCCTCTGCCTGTGGAGCCTCGCTCTCTCCTCTGCCTGTGGAGCCTCGCTCTCTCCTCTGCCTGTGGAGCCTCGCTCTCTCCTCTGCCTGTGGAACTTCGCTCTCTCCTCTGCCTGTGGAGCCTCGCTCTCTCCTCTGCCTGTGGAGCCTCGCTCTCTCTTCTGCCTGTGGAGCCTCGCTGTTCGTCCATGTTCGCGGGCGTCCATGTTATGAcgagtaagggtgtaacttttactggctattttaaccttagtcattaatattattgtttataattttgatagttgtttattttaattggttgacttagaaaataaagaaatatgtgtAACTGGtgaatatcagtattgcttacaatagcttaacaccttcactagtacctgaaccagtaatgatatattatatatatacacataaatatatatatgtatatacatatatatacgtatatatatatagtactttattggcagtaatttcatttcacaaatagaaatgtttttcaaattaggccatacaacaaaaTGATCAATTCAGTTCTCACAAACTAAGCAAAAGTGTACAAgctgaacatagtcaaaatacaACGACCAAGTAAATTCAACACCGTTAttgtgtgtggattcggattaaTTATGCATAACATAGTTTTCCATATCCATCCATAACAGTTAGTACAAACTTACTTACAAAACTTCAAAATCGCTAAGAGAGGTCGTGAGTCAGCTGGCGTGGAAATTAGAAAAATAATCCTAAGCGCCGTCAAATGCTTTCGCCAGACAAAACAGGCAGCAACTTGTCGGCGTACATGTAGCAGTGTAAAGATAAGCCCAACACCCTCTAAAGAATTCGGCAAAACTTCCTAATAATAATTTCTTGTTCTGCCATTCTGAATGACAGGCGAATAGATAAAATTATTGGTCCATAGGCCTTGACCGATAATCAACTCATTAGCGGCAAATTCAAACACTAAAATCATCGTATTTTTGCGATAGAGCTAGCTGTTTATTGAGCGAGCATTAACAGCTCCGCTTTTTCAGAAGCTGTAAGTTATGAAATTTGATGATGTAATAATACGTAAGATAGTTTACAATTCCAATAATTTAGATGTTAGTATAATTATAGCTAACTGATATGACAGCCGCGGGTAAACGCCATGAATAAATATTAGAATTATAATGTAGGCTACGTAGTCAACAACAATTTCAATGGCTTAATTACTTTTTGTACCAAGTGAATATTTATGGATTTATCTAGGTCTAGATAATAGGATTTATGTAAAGAAATATGCATTTGATACCAAGCTTATGCAAGCCAAGCAATAAATTTAATACCAAGCTTATGCATGCAGATACAATTTTCAGTCTCGCATTATCATCAGATGAGTATAAAAGCAATACAAACAAAGTATGTCATAATGTATAAACTATACAGGTGTGTTTAGGTACATAGAGTACCAAGCGCTAGACCGACGCGAAAAGCATGACTAATAATTGTGGTTCACTCCTAAACGATCCTTGCTGTTTagaaatgacaactccaaattgaTGTCAACAGCAGTCAGTCAGCAATTCTACAACCACTATCGattcttaaaattttatttgcaggTTTTAGTAAAGCAATGTCTAGTGACAATCTACATTCTAGCAATGATGACAAGATTAGGACTGTGGACAGCACTCCGGTTGCTAAATTGACCAAATCATTTCAAGCTATAGAAGACACTAGCACACCTCTTTTACCTCGCTCCAGATCTGAAACCAAATGTTCATTGACGCAAGATTCTGGTTTCTCCGAGTTATCATCTTCAATATTATCTCAAAATGAAGACGCATCTAGTAACTGCATAAATGATCCACTTCTCATCAAACCTCCAGATAACCATCCTACCAAATCCTTACCTAAAGCAGATGCACAAACTGAGTCACTGGAACAAATGCTATCCTACATTGAAAATTTAAAGAAGCAATGCCCTCCGGAGAAACTAATTGGTCGTCGTATTGGCGAAGAATTCCTAGATTTAATAAAAGAACTAGATGATCAACAGATACCAGCTATATCCAACATCTTCTCATTTCTCAGCGATAAGGATTTAGTTAGGTATCTATTTTGCTACCCAATGCTCTCATGAATCTTACATCACAAGATCTATGTAGGCTACTTTATACAATCAGTAATTGAAACTATTCTATGACTCATAATGCTGATATAAATTGCTTGTTTCAGATGTAAAAATGTAAGCAAAAGCTGGTGGTTGGTGTTACAAAAGGATAACAAAACAAGTGCAAGACTTGCCAATCTCAAGGAACAGGTCTGTCACATCATATTTTATAGTCATATTGTCATACTATAAAGTAAAATCTAAAGAGAGACAGTAAAAAAGGCTACATATATGGTCCTTTATTGCTGAGTGGCATATTAAATTTACAGGAAAATGATTTCCTTACGAAGGAATTTCGAAGTGGCAGCAACTCTGCGACCTCTGCACCATTAGCCACTATCCAGATTAACAAAAACATATCTCCTAGGAGTTCCTGCTCTTCCAGCAGCCCCGAAGACTGGTCAGAAAACATTCAGTtcaagcggtacaccaaagcaGCCAAAAAGCTCAACACTGGTCAGCAGTTTGTAAAGTGTCCAAGGTGTATTGGCCCAGCAAAACTCTACAAAGAGGCCCGAAAGGCTATGTGCACGAGTAAAGTGTGTAAATATGTCTTCTGCACGCTCTGTGACCTCAAATTTCATGGAGCGGAATCATGCCTAAGCCATCCCAGTCCTCGTAAAAGAACGACTGCTAAGGAAAAGTCAATAAATTCCAAAGCTAGCAAAAAGCTATTGAGGCGATTGTAATCACAAATAAAATCTCTAcagttttatgtatatataattttacgGGTTTTAACAAACTTTTATGAGATACTTTTACACGGACTTAGTTACTGTCTCCACTTATTGTTACGATGATGTtggattttgttttattttttccaattttattttatttatctttAGTCACACGTTCCTTTTGTGATATTTAAATTATgtaagtataatataatatgctaTAGTCAGCCAGTAATCACCATCTATTGACTTTTGGGTCAAAAATAACATTTATAGAGATTGGAGAATGCAGTTgcataccgtaagtccttatgctcaagccgcgcggcttgtcgttgggtgcggcttctggttcaaggtcataggccgcggctaaagccaagtttttaaaactcacgtggggctcagggcggcttctcgataaatacGGTCTCTGCTCATTttcgcgctataaccatagaatcgcagtcatgatacacttttatgtacggggttttggcgacctactcatttattttcaaggtcatgtttatggaatactttagactaaagaattTATTGCTCATGTTTcactcaccacagtcataggttattaacaccttttcatttttgacaggcatctttccataaacgtgaagccctctaacagcgcaataaaaatctagctgagacatggcaagcaAGTTCTTAATGtaagggtttaggaattttaattcgaacttagaagtaaaagaaaattcttttcacctGTACTGAtttagcctgttttcttattcaagaggacaggggtatagcgaaacccgtctcaacactctcgctcccgaaagggtcaaggacgacaagacctcagtcattagccgcggtctgtgggcatatgcggcttgttggaggattattttttctttcgtgagtcatctgttcttgagcacaagccgcgcggcttgagcatgaggacttacggtatatctaaaaactaaacaaaaaatatgcTGCAAAATGATACTACTACAAGCCCAATGCTTTCCTCACACTTGATTATGTAGTAAGCCATAATGCAGTGTTAATTGTGTCATAGTTGGCTGCTTTTCTTCCTCTCTTCTAATAAACCGTAGCTTAGTTCATCAGCTTATGAACATTTTCAACTCGTTTATATAAAGAACAGTGAGTCTGCAAGACCAATGCCAGGTATGTCCAATCGGTCGCCTGAAAAACGAACTGAATTTAGACTACTAAGATGATATTGTTCCAAAGAGAATTAGACTCAAGACATAAGTGCTATTCAAGAACCAACATAACATTAATACCTCAGTCACCGAACCTCTTTTCAGCTAAAGATATTGAAGAATTGGATATTCTAAATATAATTCTAGTTGAATGTATTGTGAATGGTGAAGACATATTGCCACTTGAAAACTATaggaaaactataaaaacatgATTGAGTAGCCAATTCTCCAAATACTTCTGTCTTGGGTCAAAGGAAATTAGACCTTGGCAATAATATGGAGTTAGTAAGGGGCCCTTTTCTACCAACTAAGTGTAATGATCAGCAATAAATGCTATTTTGTGTTTGTATTTGTCAGCATAGACGGATACTTAATACTAATTAACTTAAATTTGTTAAGCAACCTCCAATGCACGTACGCATCATCAAACTAGTGTCAACAGTTTGGCTACAACTTTGGAGAGAGATATTTTAGTTATGGCTTGGGGTTCAAATAATTAGGTACCATGTATTAGCTACTAGTATTAGCTAACTGATTGATTCTACAATATTaacaagcaaatattttatgatgATGGGCCACTATAATAACTTTCTGTCGTATTTAGACAGAGTTGTAGCTTTGTAATAAGTAATCACTCTGAAAGACTCTACATAGTATGTGTTGTAAGAATAGCATTGATTTAAGCCGGTCAAATCTATGACATCTAATGAACTCTTCccttcagttttgcaaaaataacaaataataatgcATATAATGTTATTGCAGAGACATGGCAGAAAACACAACTCTCAAATGACTGTCATTCAATTCGCTCATGCAAGATTTTGAGCTGAACGTGTTATTGAAATGATAGAATTCTCTCATGTTATTGTCACTAAGTTTGGACTGTAGTATCCCAAAACACGGCAAAACTATAACATGCGATTTCTTCTATTATGATTAGGCTTTGCCTTACCAACTACATACAACAACATTAGATGTGTTGCTTGATGCCTGTGAGAGCAGAaaggacaaaactgaaatacgAAAGATAAACGTGTATAAAAGTAGAGAGTATTTTTCTGATATCTATATACACTAGACAGTAACACCTAGGAAAATAGAAGCGATAGGCAAAGATTGCTAACAAACATCTCTAAAAACATAAGTAGTACAGCATATGACTGGAGATTATGATCTATGAGGATGGGTGTTACCATACCCGCTGCCGACAATTTAATCTGCAGTTTTTTAGGGTCTAAGCGATGGCAAGTCACCTCGGATTGTAGTTCAACTTTGTATACATGACCTGCCCAGTAGTTATGTCCGCTTTACACAACAAAACTGTCTTTTTTACATTCGAAGCCAATCTGGCCATCTGAACTGCATCTGTCGGTTGTAAGGGACTTTCTTGCTGCTCGCAAATTGCTATAAACTTCGCGTGAAACAACATTGGGTCTCCTGCAATACACAACCCACAAATGACCTGATCTATAAGTCGATATTACATTATGCCATAGCTCTTACGAAATTCAACTTACATTGAAACTTATCCTCACCTGGGTACACAAGAAAATCGCCGCCGAATTTGGCTCCACAGGTTAAAATAAACTGCTGCTGCCACAAGTCTTTGTACACAAGGTATTTCACTTGTTCAAACTCAGTGCGAGGGAATGTCCATTCTGAGGCTATTGTGGCATACTGCGCAACTGTTTCTGTCGACAGAAAACAATCAGCAAATGAGAATCGTTGCTGAAAAGCTTTCAGATCATAACTTTAAACCTGTTACATTGTGTGAGAAGTATGTTACTaccaaaaacacaaaaaaaaactgGCTAATCGAGAAATAATATTATCATTTAAATTCTGGTTCATAGTAGAAAGTCGAATGTTCAGTTGATTGCCAAAAATCACTGCTGCTACATACTAGCTACAGAGTAATGATGGCAGACATTGGACGGGGACATAATTAATAAGTTGAATTAtgtattatatcactattaggACCAACAGACTTCATATTTATAAAGCTGAATGCTTAGAGAAACAGATGAGAATGAGAAAAGACAAGACAATCATTATGATAGCAGCATCACCTATTGGCTGTTGTACCAACATGTGTTTCTCTTCTATTGGTTGTATGTTATCCATTATGCTATTGAGGATTTCATCTCTTTCCTTTGTAGTAGACGGCTCAACTTGGTCCCGTTTTTTCATAACTCCAACAACAATTGCATCAGCATGAGATAAAATCTCTTGTTTCTTGTTTTCACAAGCTAGTTTCCGCTGTCAAACAAGGTGAGCGATGTATAATTCAATACCTACACGCTGGTCAGATAAGTAAAACATACGACAATTTATAGCATAAGTGACAACAATATGACACCTCCCTACcctcactaaatataatattgaGTAAATATGATACTTTTACAGCAACTATCACTCTCATGTAAACAGACCTGTAAATAGACTTTTTATATAAACAGACCTGTAACAAAAAGGCCTTTAACTGTAACAAAGAGGCCTTTAATTGCACATGGGTTCATAAGACTAAATTAACCAGTGTATATGGTAACACCAATTAACTATGAGTTTACTCATACTTGTGTGAAGTTCACTCATTCTGATAAATTTACTAGAGTTTTAGGCGACCACTTCCATGGTTGTTTGCTTTGGTCTGCTGTATACTAGCTGATCCTATCCACTGAACTGCAGAAAACTCATCCTCTCTATTAAAAAATCTAAAGGATATTATTTGTTgtggtttttttttatattgcgTGAAGGTGTAGAGAGTTTGAACCCACAACCTGACAACTGAAGTCCTGCATCTGACAACCAAGGTACTTGCTATCCATTAAGTGAGAAATTTCATATAAGATATGATTTATCAGCCTCTGATTTATCAGCTCAACGTTATACAGCGGGTACAAAGGTAACATAAACTATGTGTGTACTTTCTCTCAAATGTACTTTCTTTTCAAAAAGTACATGAAGACAGGACTTAAAATTATTCCAAAAGGTATGTAATACAATGTATACTGCCTACCTGTTCGTTCAGTGATCGTGCATGAAAAATCTCGTAAGCTTGCTGTTGCTTAGCAACATCCTTTTCCTCTAAATCTGCTTCCTCACACAAGGCTGCGAAACCTAAATAAGAAAAAAAGTTGATTGTGAATTcctctctattatatataaaaatttgttctacACTAGCAACagcataaaaaactaaattccAAGGATTTAGACTATTTTTCTCTCTAGCTTCAATTAAATGCATTCTATGAAATGTCTTTTTGCATTGGACTATTTGAAAGCTGTTTTGGAAATTATACCAATGACCAAATGCACTTGAATAACTGTTAACTAACGCCATATTCCAACAACTACTAATATAGTAACTTCTCAAAGGCTATTTCACATGGTGCTCATAAAACTGTCCAAGAAAGTAACATCAGAGCTACAGCTGATGAGCTAGAAGGCAAAATCATAGGAACTCCAAACATCCTTTCCATGTGAATTGTTAACAAATAGGTAAAAATATGGTATTCAAAACTACTTTGCAGACCACATGTGGTGTGGCTCACTTGTTTCCAATTTGTTTGGATCACCTTTTTGCCAtcaatgtatatgtattattttacCTGAAATATTGACATGTTATTATTTGGACGATGCTTGAATGTGGTTGGTCTATTATAGCATGTGACAAACTATTCAAGCTCTGGTAGCCTTAAATACTTGCGGATGTGAAATTAGCCAAAGgttaaaaatattaatcaaattGAAGCTGCATGCAGTCTGcttaataacagtttaacatCAATCGAGCACCTTGAAATGAAGGCTTAAAAAAGGAATTATCCCATGAAAATTAGTTACCAAAAGATAAGGAACTGACTCAATGTATAGACGCTCATGAGTTATTTTTCATAAGAAAAGCAAGGTCAAATTTGGACGCTCTTAAATAAATACTCAAGGTGTATATATCTCCACATAGTCCAGCTTCTATACTATAAATCCACAATTGTTAAGGAGTGCTGTGAGGACATCATCATGAAAACTATTCACCTTTTTCCAACAGCAAGGTCACTTCACAGGCGGTGAGGAGAACAGGACGACTCAGAGTCTGATTCTGCCGAGCCATCTCACTGTGACTCCCTATTAGTTTGCCAACAATACGATATTTGCTCCTCAGCTCCATGATGTCTGCAAGAGACAGCCAGGGTGATGATTATACATACCATTATTTTACCAAAATTGATAGAAGAGATATTCTTCTGTAATTGCATCAacatttctttttgtttttttgagAATGTATACAATATTAGCATATTTTTAGTCTGCTAACAGATGGCCATGTTTCAAAATAGCAATGAAAGATAATGCTCAATTTTtatggaataccaaagtacttaaACACCTCTAATGGTATAGatcttaaatattttgaaatctTTATTTTCTTTGCCATCATCAGGactcataatttttaaaactttgttggCCCATCTAAGATATTATCTGAAAGACTACTCAGAGCAGCCCGATGCAGAGTTTCAAGCACACAAAACAGCTGATCATAAAATTGTAAAGGTCTACAAACCTGTTTAGAGTCTTAACTTTCTCATTCAAAACTGTGATACCATCTACAGACTAAAGTCTGGACTGAACTACATAAGCCAAGTTTACACAATTAAACAGATTCCATAGTAAATAATAGACCATGAAGTATAATTAACACTAAGCCAGCATTTAGCATTAAAGACTTCAATAAAAGTGTCCCTGGTGAAACCAAGTGGCTATGTATAAAACTATCTGGCTTCTGAATTTATAATAATCGCAGTTGACCTACTGGCTTCAATCCAAAATCATGATGCAGAGAAAAAAATTGAGCTATCTGACAACAGACAACTGTAAATGCGGCAGTGGTATTCTACCAAATCTATAGAATTGTAACAATGGCGgagaatttgaaaaaaatttaatgaacTGCAGTGGAGAATGCCATCAACTGCATTTGCTACTATACTTAGAGCAACCCGACATCATAATACTAACCATCAGGAGACCAGACCAGAGCATGGTCATTCAGTCCTTTATAAAGTTTCAAATCTCCCATTGGCGTACCACACtgccaaaaaagaaaagccaAGAGTTGAGTGCTGAACATAGCAGACATGAAATAATGATGTGCTTACACATTCACAAGTACCCTCTCTTCCGCTGCCTAGCATGAATGTTTAGACATTAGAAGGAAGGCTATGGAGTCAGTTATGTGGCTCAGAATGCCATCTTCAGCTTACAACCGATCAGTGAATAGAAGTGCCCTCTCTCTACATAACTCATTATACATTGACATATATAGTACTAAACTTGGTGAGTTATATAGGCCTATGTTTAGTAACAAGCAAATATAACTTAAATAAAATGTACAATTTTTATGAGCTAAACTTGAGcaaatataaactgtctataaTTTGCTATACCTATTCTATAATTTGCTATACCTATTCTATAATTTGCTATACCTATTCTATAATTTGCTATACCTAttctataattttttttcaactagtTACTTGGCTGCAAGATTAATAAttgtattgaaaaaaatttcaaagacAAAGAACAGCTGTACCTGTGTGTACTGCTACACAGCAAatttcaatatacatgtatatgtaatacttTGTTTAAAACCATTTCCTAAAATCTTATTCACGAGTAAAAGAAAGTAATGCTGTAGTAGCAGTAAAAGTGTGGAGAATATTTACTAAATCATTTAATAGTGACACATGAAACTGGTGATAAATTAGTAATCCAATGGTTAAGATTGTTGTTTCTTGCGTCTCATGTTTGCCAAGTCGTCACCACTTGTTTCATTACAGGCTGTTTAATAAGATTTGAGACAAAATATCCTATACCAGAAAGCTATTCTCCTTTATATTAGCAACTGTTTAACCTTTAACTTCAACTTTTTAACCAGCAGCAAAATGCACCTGGAACTACAGATCAAACTAATCTAAAATACTTTTCAAGTATATCAACAGATAACAGCCTAGATGAGCCAATCAAATAAAAAACTGAGAAGTATACCTGTGACAACCTGAAAAAATAGAGCGTCTGGAAAATGTcatattttttgaaaatgacTAACTACTGCAAGACGGTGATAAAAAGAAAACTTAGATTTGATTGCTATCATTTCAAAGTAGATGTAGATATAGACAAACTACAAAAGCTAAAACTGTTATTATTCCCAACTAAGGCAGCCAGAAAAACTGTTGCAATTGCACAGGAATATCACTTCTGTCAACTGCTGAGTAAATGATcacagaaaataaataaaaccaatatcacgaaaaaataagaataaatgaaaacaaaataagCAGTTATGTTTCTGGAACAGCAGAAGCATCATTGACAAGGCATTCAGTTTTAGATAGTTGCAAgagaaatgctcaaagaaacaCGTCTTCATTACCAACTGCTCAACCATGAAATTCTACATCGCACCAACTTAACCTTATTAATATGTTATCTTAATATCTTGACAAAAAATTTATGATAGCTACAAACATGTTATAAAGAATTTACAATGTTCTGCTTcccagatatacatgtatgatcaaCTCAAAAATCTATGAAGAAAAAAGGACTACAGAGTTTTTAGGATACGTTGAAAAAACCTGAAATACAATGAAATTGAGCAGAAATCTAACAAAATACTGAAAATAATAATACCTCATAAAATTGCAATCAAATTCAAGGCTTAGGTATCCTAAAACTAGTCCTCATCACATCGACTGACTGTACACAAGAGCTAGTCTAATTCTTTTCATCTCACATTCTTCAAACGAAGCTTGTAGCTGTTGCTTGTAGCTGAGCTATTAAACTGGTGtatgttattgtcattttcaagCTTAGGTTTTCATAACTGACTGGATTTAATAGGCTGGAATAACCAGCTGACAGCTGTTAACACTTTATGTGAGTTAATTTAGAattacagtagacgcttctaAAACGTAAATAATCAGTTacaggaatgtttacgttatagagattttacgtcatacgaacagtaaaatatatgtaaattgtctaatccattccaagatctttccaaactcactcctCTGGCCATACATAAAGGAAAAActagagttaacttttttaatttgttggctgtatcataactgcagtattattagtttgcatcaacaacttgtcTCCCTTTTCTGATccatttcactggttttatagactatgattg
Above is a window of Watersipora subatra chromosome 3, tzWatSuba1.1, whole genome shotgun sequence DNA encoding:
- the LOC137390739 gene encoding caldesmon-like, with the translated sequence MDEQRGSTGRRESEAPQAEERARLHRQRRERSSTGRGESEAPQAEERARLHRQRRERGSTGRGDSEAPQAEETARLHRQRRQRGSTGRGDSEAPQAEERVRLHRQRRERGFTGREEREALQAEERARLRRQRRERGSAGRGESEAPQAEERARLRRQRRERGSAGRGESEAPQAEERAKLHRQRRQRGSTGRGGR
- the LOC137391574 gene encoding F-box only protein 5-like; its protein translation is MSSDNLHSSNDDKIRTVDSTPVAKLTKSFQAIEDTSTPLLPRSRSETKCSLTQDSGFSELSSSILSQNEDASSNCINDPLLIKPPDNHPTKSLPKADAQTESLEQMLSYIENLKKQCPPEKLIGRRIGEEFLDLIKELDDQQIPAISNIFSFLSDKDLVRCKNVSKSWWLVLQKDNKTSARLANLKEQENDFLTKEFRSGSNSATSAPLATIQINKNISPRSSCSSSSPEDWSENIQFKRYTKAAKKLNTGQQFVKCPRCIGPAKLYKEARKAMCTSKVCKYVFCTLCDLKFHGAESCLSHPSPRKRTTAKEKSINSKASKKLLRRL
- the LOC137391381 gene encoding tRNA-splicing endonuclease subunit Sen34-like, which translates into the protein MGDLKLYKGLNDHALVWSPDDIMELRSKYRIVGKLIGSHSEMARQNQTLSRPVLLTACEVTLLLEKGFAALCEEADLEEKDVAKQQQAYEIFHARSLNEQRKLACENKKQEILSHADAIVVGVMKKRDQVEPSTTKERDEILNSIMDNIQPIEEKHMLVQQPIETVAQYATIASEWTFPRTEFEQVKYLVYKDLWQQQFILTCGAKFGGDFLVYPGDPMLFHAKFIAICEQQESPLQPTDAVQMARLASNVKKTVLLCKADITTGQVMYTKLNYNPR